The following is a genomic window from Strix uralensis isolate ZFMK-TIS-50842 chromosome 3, bStrUra1, whole genome shotgun sequence.
CCCATCTGCTAAAATACTTATATTTACAACAAGCACTTCAGAGTCAGAGTGGAAATATACTGGAAAACCTTCCCTGTGTACCTAAGACCTAAATAATTGATTTAGAAACAAGCTCAAAGTTAAATGCAGTAAGCTGCCCGGGCTGATAGAAGAGCATTTGCAGGGAGGGATGTCCACCAGGCTAAGAGAAACCTTTTGCCTTTGCCGGCCTGGCTGATCTGCACAGAAACCCCAGGCTGTGCCCAGCCCGGCTCTACCCGTGTCCcgcagagctggagctggagcttcCCAGGACCCCGCAGACCGGCATGGCTGGGTGCGAGGCCACGGGGTGCAAGGGTTCCCCCGCTGCTCCACCAGCGAGGCGGGATGCTGGGCCCTCCCGGTGGGGAGCCAGCGGGCAGGGTGCTTTGCCAGCTTCCCCGGGCATCCCAGGTTTTCCTGGGGTCTCTCCTGGGCTGCGGCAGGGAGCATCCATGGCCCTGGGGGGTGTCTGGTTCtgggggggtgggcagaggggccggGGCAGGAGGCGGGGAttggattggggggggggggggggggcgtgcgCAGGATGTGGCCCCAGGGCGGGAGCTGCTCGGGGCAGGATGAGAGCGGGAGGGTGGCCGGGCGAGGGAGGTAGGGGCGCTGGCGGCAGCCCCGGGGTTGCCGGGGGCAGGCGGGCAGAGGGGACCGGAGCAAgagggggcggcgggcggtgCCGGGCTCTCCGGTGAGGCGGGGGCCGCCGCagtccccgcccgcccgcccgccgggagGGGCCAAGCGCCGCTGCAGCAGAGCCGCCGCCTCCGGGGCTCGCCGGGCGAtgccgcgccgggcccggggccgccgccggggccccgccgccgccgccgccgcagccgccgccgccgccgccgccctgccccggcGCCCCGGGGAGCCGCCCGAGGTAAGCgcggcccgggcggggggcggctggcTGCGGGCCGCGCCGGACCCCCCTCTCCTTGGGCCGGACGCCCACGGCCGGCGGGCAGGGcctgccccctcctccccgcccggcgccccgGTACGGGTCGCCGCCCCTCGGCGggtgggggggctcgggggaggcggggccgggggcgaCCGTGTGCCCAGGCACCCCGCGCGGAGGCGCCCCGCGGCGGGAGGCATCGTGCGGGGTGGCCCCGCGCTGacccggggcgggcgggggcccgcCAGGCCTGAgctggggccggggctgcctCCGGCTCCTCCAGAGGCTGGGCGAGGCCGTGGGGTGACACGCGGGAGAGAGCCCCCGCCCTGCAGCACCCTCCCGCTGCGCCACAGCCACCCCTTGGCCCGTGCCCGCCAGCCTCTCCTCTTGCTCTCCCTTCGAGGCACCGGTGTCTGGCAGGCGTAGGCTTCACTGTGTCCCTCACTGTGCCAGGACGCCTCTGGTCCCAGGGACCCGGGACCGTGCAGGACACCTGCTCCCTTGGCCAAAAAAGCAGGAGTTCAGGTAGCCTGTGCCCAGGGCCCTGCGCCGTCCGTGTCAGCACCGGGAGTGTCAGCGTGCGGGGGTGACCGTTAACGGCGCAGCCTCCATCCCGCTCCCAAGCGCTCGGTCCGAGCTCGAGTGCCACCCACACGCTGCCCACCGGGTGACCAGGATGGTGTCCCACGGCCCCTGCGCAGTGCAGGTGTGGCTGAGCAGGCTCTGTGTGGGCAGCCATCGTGCAGCGCTGTGCCACGCAGTCAGCAGGCCGGCTTCGTCCTCCATTTCAGCCAGGGTGCTGGCTCCCCTCCAGAGCAGCTGCTGAGCCATGCCCAGCGAAGCCCCTGGCTCCatcctccctccagctctggcagcagctgcctgcagttgTGTTTGGCCAGGGGGAGGGAGCCCAGGGCCATCCACGGCAGGCAGGGTACTTTTGGGGACCGTGCTTTGCTCTGCCCGAGCCTGGAAAAGCTGAGCAGCCAGCTGAAATTGAGGGCCTGTTGCAGAGCTTCTTGTCCTGGAGCTGTGGGCtggtgctgcttttccttgcttTCAGTTTACAATGCTGGGGCAGAGTGGGCATGGGCAAACAGCTGTAGGCAGAGCTCTTCAAGAGTGTGAGGCTGAAGGAAACTGAAAATGGGCTGatttcttccctcccaccccacaggACAGCCAGACTAAAAATAATCCTTCGCCTCATGCTGTGCATGAAAATAAAGGACTCTAAAAAGAGAGCAGTCCTGGATCATAGCAGTTAAGGACCCGCTTGGGTTAAAAGCATAGGTATAGTCTTGTGTGCCTGGTGGGGGGAGAATATAACCAGTGCCACTGGCTGGGAAATCCCATGGAGAAGGCGGCATGTACCCTTCACGGTGGCAGAGACTAACTGGTGTGATGAGCTACTGGAAGAGGCAGTAGCATCCCAAGTGCTTGGAGGCTGTCCAGCCTGCCCCACCATATCCCCATGAGCAGCCTAGGAGCTGGGTTTCAGCCAACACGTGCCACCAAGATGGGCTGGCCAGGAGCCTCAGGAGCACTTTGGCTAGGAGTCTGTGGGTTTGGAACAAACCAGGCACAGAGGATGGGAGAAGAGTCTATGTACCGCCCCCCCACCTTCTTTCAGCCATCCACACTAGTTGGGGAGAGCAGGGGCAGAAGGGGGGCcaagggtggggatggggattCCTAGCAACTCCTTGATGGCCCTGCCTGTTCCTCCATGCAGGATGGTTCCTCCACCACCTGTCAGCAAGCCCCACGTGTGCCTCTCCACTGTGCTCATCATGACCAGCCTCATCCTCATGGATGCCTACCTGgtggagcagagccagggctccAGGAAGCTGGGCATCTGTGTCATGGTGGCAGTGGGTGACGTGTGCTTCCTGCTGGTGCTCCGCTATGTGGCCATCTGGGTAGGGGCAGAGGTAAAGACAGCTAAACGGGGCTACGCCATGATCCTCTGGTTCCTGTATGTCTTCGTTCTGGAGATCAAAGTCTACTTTGTATACCAGAACTATAAAGCTGACCGGAAAAGCCTGGATCTCATAGCCCGCAAAGCACTGACCTTGCTGCTCTCCATCTGCATCCCAGCCCTCTACATGTTGTTGGTGGCCACGGAGCACATGGAGTACGTCAGGacattcaagaaaaaagaagatcTCCGCAACCGCCTCTTCTGGGTCATTGTGGACGTGCTGGATGTGCTGGACATCCAGGCCAACCTGTGGGAGCCCCAGAAGAAGGGGCTGCCACTCTGGGCTGAGGGCATCATGTTCTTCTACTGCTACATCTTGCTCCTGGTCCTCCCTTGTGTGTCCCTCTGTGAGATCAGCATGCAAGGGATCGGCATCATGCCACACCGGATGATGCTGTACCCCATGCTGAGCATGCTCACTGTCAACATCACCACCATCTTCATCAGAGGCAGCAACATGGTCTTCTTCAGGGACGCCCGGGTCTCCAGCATCTTCATGGGCAAGAACATGCTGGCCATTGGGCTGAAGGTCTGTACGTTTGTGCAGTACCAGCGGCACCGGCACCATGCGCCCCTGGGGCCGGACCTGGCCCTGCAGCACAGCGCCCAggcccagccctccccagggctgcacaTGGCCCGGGACCAGCCTGCCTGCCCCGAGGAACTGGCCCAGGACAACACGTGACAAGCCAGCAGTAGCCACAGCCTGGGCACCGCCACACCTGGCTGTACCCGGAAGCCTGAGGCGGGCCGCTGAGCTCCCCGCCTGGACAGTGGGCAGTGACCCTGCTCCCTCTTGCCCTGGGTGAAGCTGCTCTGGTCCCCAGGGATCGCGTGGCGAGGGCCTCCCGTAGCAGCCTCTGTAAGGCCGCAGAGCAGTTTGGGACCTGAGCACCCCACCGAGTGAGTTGGGCAGCGGAGCAGAGGCGACCAGGTTTGCCTGCCGTGCCTGGCTGGGGCCAGGCGGCCCTaccctgcgctgggctccccagcgctTCCCCCGCGGCACTGCCCTCCGGCCAGCCAGGGCTCAGGTCGGGGGGCTGCACAGGGACGCTGCTGGTCACCCGCACTGCTGTTGTGGTTGGCCCTCGCTCCCGCTCAGTGCTTGGCAGCAGCTGGCTCCCTGCTGCATGAGCCGCGGTCCCCATGCTGGGGGAGGGAGGCCGGGGCCTCGCCCTACCTGTCATCCCTCTTGACAGCTGCAGGCCCGGGGCACCCAGAGGGGGTGACCGTCCTTTTTCAGATCTCCCTCTTTGCAATAAAAGACCTGagccctgcagcctcctcctcGCTGTGTCCCTGTCAGCAGGCAGGTCACCCCCAGCTCCCATGAGTGCTGGGGTCCCTCGCGTGCCTGGATGTCCAGCTGTGGCTGCAGAGcatgtctggggtgggggggctcacTCAGTGACCACCCAGGCCTGGAGATTGCATCTCCTGCCATTCCTCCTGGCCAGCAGTTGGGGGAAGAGAGGCAATGTGAGAGTCCGGTGGGCTCAGAGGGTGTCACTGAGGGAGTACATGTGCCAGCTTTGTCAGCCACCACTGCCTGTACAACCAGCTGCAGTTACATCAGCTGGTGCCCGCCCTGCCCAGTGGCTGCTCAGGGACACCCATAGCAAGTCTCTACATGGAGGGACACCAGAGCAGGTCTGGCAGACAGACTGCCAGGACAGTGttagaaatagaaggaaaataacCCAAGTGACACCTTGAGGCCAGGAGGCCCTGGGGAAGAACAACTCCCCTGGCAGTAGAAAGCTCTCCAGAGATGTTGGAAGTATCTCCTCCTGTTGGAGCTGGTGTTGCCACGCTGCCACTTGCCCCAGCACCCAGTGCCACCACAGCACTGGCTGAGCTGAGCAAGGCCCCAGGGCTTCCcttgctgcaggagctgccagagGCCAGCAGACTTGCTCCTCACTGCTAATGTGCTGACCAGGAGCGGGTGACAGCCCAGCAAGGATGTCCTCCTTGCAGGCAGGCACACAGGCCTCGGCAGGAAGAAGCCATTTGGCTccagaggggcaggaggggaaagcAGGAGCGCTTTGGGGATGCACCAGCTTTGCTCCCTGCTGGGCAGGGCCTACCAGCAGCTGGGGACGGGGACACATTGACTCAGGTATGCTGCTCCCACATGGCCCCTCAGCAAGGCCCGGGCAGCAGCAACACAGGCGTGAGCCACCTCCAGCCTTCCCAGGCCCCAGTCGTCTTCCCTTCTTGCGTTAAAGTGCAGGTGGAGGTTTGTTCagcttttgattaaaaattgaGATCATAAACCAGCAGACCAATGCCACAAAGGGGTCAAGATAGCCTTGGGCTCTGGTGCTGCCACACCACTCCCAAAGTAACTCTCCTCTGAGGGCTCAGGGGTGCAGCAGACTCTGCATCCCACAGGaaaaggaggaagcagcagccaggCACAGTGCAAAGCAACGAGCCACACGTAGGTTAAAGGCAGCTGAGGATTTCCATGGGCACATTCCATTTCTACTGCCTTACCCCAGTTACACTAAAACTTGTCACCAGAGCAGAATCGCATCACCCACAGGAACTGCAGTGGAGGCAGATGTTTCAGCAACCCCCTCAGGTGGGCGTGATGGAGCTGCTCATCATTCCCCAGGCCCCACACACCAGCTGCCCACCTGCACACAGCAGAGCTGAGGCACTCTCCCAGCACAAATCGTCATCCCATCAGATAAATCATCTGGGCCCTGTCCACATCACCACCTTGTCAACGCAGCCACCGGAGACAGGGGCAATCGGGAGTGAGAAACAAGACAGCTGGTGGTCAAACATAATTATGGGGAGGAGGCATTAACTCCTCTAAGTTCAAACACTTTTGACTGTAACAGCACTGACACTGGGAATAAGGGAAAACTGAGGTATTTTATTTCATACAGAATCAGTTTCCTAGAAGCACAGATAGCCCTGCAGAGACCACCCTGAGAAACCAAGGGAGGGAGCCCTGCTGTCACTGGCAGCAGTCCCAGCAGCGTGCTCCGGCTGTGAGGAAGGCCAGCCACACCCAGGGCTGCGTCACCAGGCTGCAGCCCGTGCACAGGGCTGCCATCATCTCTCCTTTACTCGCCACTCGTGAGACTACATCCAGATATGGCTTCCAGGCTGGGCCCCTAGAAGATAGATGTTGGTCCTCTGGGCTGACTCTAGTTGAGGATGTGAAAGTTGTTCAGAGGCTGGAACCACgcaaggaaaggctgagggaacaGGGTTTATTCACACTTTGGGGAGACCCAACAGCACCCCTTTCCCACTCACCCCCCAGACCTATGACAAGGCTactgagaagacagagccaggcacTTCACTGAGAACAAGACAATTATTATGGACTAAAACCATGCAGGTTTCCTGGAggaagaggcgggggggggggggcaggggggaagttCCATCTTGAGAACTTAAAGCACCAGAGCAGAGGCCGAGAGGTGGTGGGATCTGTCCTTGGACATTCTCAAACCCAAACGAAGCAGTCCTGGCAACCTGGTCTGAAGTCAGTGctagccctgctctgagcaggcaTTGTACCAGAGCCCTCCCACCTGAGGTCCTTTCCTTGGTGTCTGCTCAGACCTGGAGTAGAGCCAGCAATGCAGGGTAACGCTCATGCTCTCCTAACTACAGGATGATGAGCAGGTGCAAGGAGAGAGACGGCTGTCAACACCATGGACATCTGTGTGACAGACCTGTCACCACCCAGGCACACTGTAAACCACAAGTGGAAAGGACATTTCAGCTACAAAAAAAGCACTATTTCCTTCAGTtcagcctctgctctgctgcctaACAGCATCACTGTACAGTGAAAAGCAAATACTGGGAAGAGGGATGGCCACCTTCCAGGCCTGGCCAGGGTAGAGAGGGTCCCAGTGCCAGACAACAGCGTGTCTGTCCAGTGGTCATGAGTTCTTCTGTGAGGGCAAACGGCGCTTGTCTTTGATGgcattcctcttcctcttcttgttCAGGAAGCTCTCCAGCTTTCCACTCCTCTTCAGCTCTGCATACTTCTCGGCTAGCTCCAATTTCCGCTTCTCAGCTGTAGTGGAGAGGGGAGCAAGGTTTTAAAGTGAAGCCTGAATCATCTCTACAGACCAGCCCCTCCTcactgctccctccctggctccAGGCCTGGCTTGTCCCCGAGTACCAGCGCTAGAACAATCCCTCCACAGCTCTGTAGAGTATCATGGACAACTCATTTCCAGTGCTTGGAGTCCTGTCAGCCCTTCTAGGTCTTCTTGCAGCATGTTCACACTGAGTACTTACATTTCTTTAGGAAGAAGGGTTTCTTTCCCTGCTTGGCCAACTCCCTCTGTTGTCTCTTCAAAGACAGCTCCCTCTCCCTcagtttctgctgttttttctgtgcctgttcttGCTGTGTCTGTACAGAAAGGATGGCCTGTGTCAGCAAGTGTCTAGGCAGACCTCAGGTCACACATCCTCTCTTCTAGTGCATTGCCTCACAGAAGAGGAGGTGCTGCACTGAACTCACCATACGGTTCAGGAGCTGCTGGAGTTTCTCCTTCTGCTCCATGTTCCGgcattttttcagctgcttctgaatCATCTGTAGAAGAGAGCAAAGAGCTGCATGACTGTCTGCCTGCCACCTCCACTGTGAAAGGCCTTTGTGGAACCTGTCCCTGCCAAGCAAGGTCTGTATGGCCAAGGACAGGCACACAGCATCACCTCCTTCTCCTGCTTCTTGATGTCGTTCAGGAAGCTGTAtgtcttcataaatatttcaggCTTATACTCTCCAGACAGGTCATCAAATCGAGGGTCTCTGTGGACCTGAAGGCAAGAAAGGCAAAGGTAAGAGCTGTGGCCAGGGTTACCTGGTTAATAGTTCCTTTCATGGATCAGACCTTGCCATTTTTTTTACTAGCAATATTATGCACCCACCATTGAAAACATCTGCAGTTTGCAAAGACTGAGTCCAATTATCAAGGTGGCAGTCCCTCACAAAGTCGTCATGCCTGCATCTAGTCTACCAAGCAACAGGCATTTCCATATGCAAGTCTACCATCCCAGGAGCAGCTGATTCAAGGAACAGCAGCGTGAGTGCTGCCTCCAAACACCTGCAACTCCCAGACCAAGAGTTGGCTGAACATGTGTTGTCAAGGTGATGGATTTGGGAATTCAAACCCATCTAGATTTTCACAGATTACCTGGGTCAGGTCATACAAAGAGAGATACAGAAAGAGATCTCTAACTGTGAAAATTAACATATTAATATGATAAATCAAAGTTATTAGAATATTAGTTATTAGTTATTAGATTAGAAACCAGATGGACATTTGAACTTCCAATGTGATTAGTACTGAATAATGACCATAGCTTGCAGTGCAGTTGTCACTGGTGGCAGCCCTTACATCTTCTAGAAACACTTGAGTAACTCAAACATTTGAGATCCAAGCTGTGCATTACGCAAGGCAACAGCCGCTCCTGCACCCAATCTCTTGTTCTCCCCAGAGAGACACTGGCACTACCTGCACTTGCTACACAGTGGTCCAAGTCCTGTCCTCCAGAAACAGCCCGTCACCTTCAGCAGCCCCATTACCATGTCTGTGCCTGATCAGCACTGCTAAGGGAAGTCAGCTCCTGAACTAGGGAGGGGCAGCACCCACCTTCTTTGTAACAGAGATGACTTGCCGCAAAAAAGGTACAGGCTTCTTGGCAGACATCTCTAATggcctgaaaaagagaaaaatgttcttaGAGGAGCAGAGGACAGATAAATGTTGTTAAGAGGAGCAGAGGACAGAATGAGGCCCAGGCTAATGTGTCAGGAGGTTAGCCAGACCCTCAGGAGAACATTACTGCACAGTGCTGAAACGGCAGACTGCCACACAATCCTCACCATGACACCTACAGAGAGCAAAGATCTGACTTGGTCAAGAGCCAGGCAACGCTGCTACCACCAAATGATCTATAAATGCATGGTTAAAACAATCCTACACAAAACTTCACACAGCCCCACTGCATCAAGTGAAAACCCACCACCCACATCAGTAAAATGTGCTGTATTCAATtattcttctccctccccatgTTTTCATTCATCATGCAACAACGCTTTTATTCCTGGCCCATCAACTCATCCACTCTTGACTAACACTTACACTGAAAGCTAAGACCGAAGTTGGGAATTTCTGCACTGACCTGGTAGTTACAAAGACAGGCCAATTCTCCTGTGGCCAGGCTCAGTGAGAAAGCATACTGTAACACAAGTGAAGGAAGGGTCAGCCCCCAGGAATAAGGACCATACAGCTTATGGCACATATCCCAAAAGAGACTTCACAGTGAATCAGGACCATGAGGACTGTGGTGACAACCAATTAAGTGAATAAGTTCTCCTTGCAGCACAGGTCTTTAGAGCTTGGTGCCTTAGGTGTACGAGGGGGACAGTATAAGGTGGGAGAATGGGGTATTACTCTCCCCGTATTACCCAGGTGCTGTGTCCTGCTATTTGTCAGTACGTCAGATAAGTTATTAGAAACATGAGAAGACCTGTGAACCACCTGCTGTGAGTACCCCCAATGTGGGCATTATACCCACGTTCAGCAACACAGTGACACCGGGGCAGGAACATAAACGACCCCACAGGCATAAGTAAGTTTTCCAAATCCCACTTAGGGCAGTGTTTGGTGTGTTTTCATGTCCGCTGACGTGGCTACACCCCTGTACAATGCTCTCGAGCTGGCTTTGCTGAAGCCAGCTCAGTTCCAGGGGATTTCCCTTAAGTCCTTTTTTTAAGAACCTCATTTCCCTAACAAAAACATAAGAGAAACAGCATGTGAGATTTACAGTGATGCATCCCTTAAAGGATAAGGGGAATTGAATCAAAACAGAATTATGCAAACTGTGTAGCAGAAACAGAGATACTGTGTGAAGATGTTGCACCATACAAAATTCCTCTTGTGTAAAAGGTAAAGCAGAAACGTTCTAAACAACTGTTTATAACAGAAGAAACACACATTCAGCAGAGGTTCAGAAATAGGTTAGGGAATGCCAGTGTAACAGAAGAAACCTGTTCAAATCACTTAGCTGTGACTCTGAGAAGTGAAAACCAGCCAATTACTGCAAATAAAGGTTAATGGTGTGACAGCTGTTACCAGTGGGGGCCTGTGGAGGAGTCTAAAAAGATCTAATAGTTTTTGTTGTGTTGAATATATTTTATAGTCACCACATCAATAGCACCTACAGAGTATGCAAATAAGAGATGTAAAGACCACTAAGGACAGGAAAAAGTCTGTGATGGTAAGTACTGTAGAGGGGAAATCAACACAGACAA
Proteins encoded in this region:
- the LOC141941919 gene encoding transmembrane protein 121-like, whose amino-acid sequence is MVPPPPVSKPHVCLSTVLIMTSLILMDAYLVEQSQGSRKLGICVMVAVGDVCFLLVLRYVAIWVGAEVKTAKRGYAMILWFLYVFVLEIKVYFVYQNYKADRKSLDLIARKALTLLLSICIPALYMLLVATEHMEYVRTFKKKEDLRNRLFWVIVDVLDVLDIQANLWEPQKKGLPLWAEGIMFFYCYILLLVLPCVSLCEISMQGIGIMPHRMMLYPMLSMLTVNITTIFIRGSNMVFFRDARVSSIFMGKNMLAIGLKVCTFVQYQRHRHHAPLGPDLALQHSAQAQPSPGLHMARDQPACPEELAQDNT
- the RRP36 gene encoding ribosomal RNA processing protein 36 homolog, which translates into the protein MRPRREGAGSRSRRDWRVPTVGGRRAAAAEEEEEEEEEEEEEAAAGQPLGRLRAAEGESFSDGSASGASGRPPGAEEDEEEEAGAGWRDQSLMSFEELLQVQSDMRTRVCKQVTGGKKTAKPAKATVKQQQGKKGPLEMSAKKPVPFLRQVISVTKKVHRDPRFDDLSGEYKPEIFMKTYSFLNDIKKQEKEMIQKQLKKCRNMEQKEKLQQLLNRMTQQEQAQKKQQKLRERELSLKRQQRELAKQGKKPFFLKKSEKRKLELAEKYAELKRSGKLESFLNKKRKRNAIKDKRRLPSQKNS